In Brienomyrus brachyistius isolate T26 chromosome 14, BBRACH_0.4, whole genome shotgun sequence, the following proteins share a genomic window:
- the LOC125707239 gene encoding tyrosine-protein phosphatase non-receptor type 14-like isoform X3 has translation MPFPFKIRGRTKCYCVLSKNCFLTRVQLLDSGVMENTRPVDSTGQDCLDEVAQKLQLRETRYFGLWFLNKSHLRRWVELDKALKKQLDKFASEPLLHFGVMFYVPNVSRLEHEVTRYQYYLQVKRDVLDGGLRCCLQQTVRLAGLVLQADFGDYDQFPSQDYLEDYTLFPVNWTVVRDVLEEWTQKVSEEHQQNCGLTPTEAAFLYVKEAEKLDGFGQERFAVKDSYNNFIYLCASFIGVSVKSKDGRSLMLHRWNDIKSISRNRSTVTMEIISKNVTITFHTGDMENSKYIARLFTGKHKFYAQNKISLNLSRSPLQIRKRTTWDWSAMARSPSYTLQPQHSQCGGFCQDPPCSQDSTDGPYYESEPNFLNGTTHDGSLYSAPSTTSLSRSQTIIQTSPISSTLSVQSIDVSPPEYSLGRRHPGTAPSYRHTPDYESVMQQKLIVAAKARRGQSLYGQPEMRERVAPYPSPHNPQIRYSMPVTTATHENLGCSYTTNPAEGSTIVQTVSTPELAHVRPQSTQCNSTTHMPRGPLSRPPPSYPCFRPAASSTDLSPHLRRMGGSSPELVSRKVQPSVKTFHPDRSAIVPRPPSLRAAQHQVSFKHWQSLEVMSSMVHGMEAMTLKVLNAPLLQRSTLRDQLAPFSSEMPIRKPTENLSSYQHVRNPSNATVLIHSSGSEEEEILDPGLQGLRFRQRPISPHLRAALARIPNTPPPEYPGLGRVTSKEDMVHKSEGQNRVSNLMRSETQLIGSTLGLSISEPNLASMKERVKKKVGKERPVSEMFSIRDSIVEREIMQRTREKQKMEMEPLKKPLRMASQNRFYAAGSPGSENQHADSGPVSFADEPGHRGGWSQSQAAQGTRLGYSLDGMPVHHRGEPGYLEQRKNMHTQHANSRTPNHGDVRQEVLITEPGKHYYFML, from the exons ATGCCGTTCCCCTTCAAGATCCGGGGGAGGACCAAGTGTTACTGTGTCCTGAGTAAGAACTGCTTCTTGACCCGTGTTCAGCTGCTGGACAGCGGCGTAATGGAGAACACGCGGCCCGTGGACAGCACAGGGCAGGACTGCCTGGACGAGGTGGCCCAGAAGCTTCAGCTCAGAGAG ACGCGGTATTTTGGCTTGTGGTTCCTGAATAAATCTCACCTCCGGCGATGGGTGGAGCTGGACAAGGCCTTGAAGAAGCAGCTTGATAAATTTGCCAGCGAGCCGTTGCTTCACTTCGGCGTGATGTTCTACGTGCCGAATGTCTCCCGCCTGGAACACGAGGTCACCAG ATATCAGTACTACCTTCAAGTGAAGAGGGACGTCCTCGACGGGGGGCTGAGGTGCTGTTTACAGCAAACTGTCAGGCTAGCAGGCCTGGTGCTGCAAG CTGATTTTGGAGACTATGACCAATTCCCATCTCAGGATTACCTTGAGGATTATACGTTATTTCCAGTG AACTGGACCGTCGTCCGGGACGTGTTGGAGGAGTGGACCCAGAAAGTAAGTGAGGAGCACCAGCAGAACTG TGGATTGACACCTACTGAAGCAGCATTTCTGTATGTTAAAGAAGCAGAAAAGCTTGATGGCTTTGGGCAGGAAAGGTTTGCTGTCAAG gacagctacaacaatTTCATTTACCTGTGTGCCTCCTTCATTGGTGTGTCTGTTAAGAGCAAAGATGGAAGATCGTTGATGCTGCACAG ATGGAATGACATCAAGTCCATCTCACGCAACAGGTCCACGGTCACCATGGAGATAATAAGCAAAAATGTTACCATTACATTCCACACG GGTGATATGGAAAACTCCAAATACATTGCAAGACTGTTCACCGGCAAGCATAAATTCTACGCGCAgaacaaaataagtttaaa CTTATCACGCTCACCGCTGCAGATCCGGAAACGTACCACATGGGATTGGTCCGCTATG GCACGATCTCCATCCTACACGCTCCAGCCTCAGCATTCTCAGTGCGGGGGATTTTGCCAAGACCCTCCGTGTTCTCAGG ACAGTACTGATGGTCCCTATTATGAATCCGAGCCCAACTTCCTGAATGGCACGACTCATGACGGCAGCTTGTACAGTGCGCCCAGCACGACCTCCCTCAGCCGCTCGCAGACCATCATCCAAACCTCCCCAATATCCTCCACCCTCAGCGTCCAGAGCATCGACGTCTCACCTCCTGAATACTCCCTTGGCCGCCGCCACCCGGGAACTGCGCCTTCTTACCGCCACACCCCCGACTACGAGAGCGTCATGCAGCAGAAGCTGATTGTGGCGGCCAAGGCTCGCCGCGGCCAGTCCCTCTACGGCCAGCCAGAGATGAGGGAACGGGTCGCCCCATACCCCAGTCCTCATAACCCTCAGATTAGATACAGCATGCCTGTGACGACAGCTACACATGAGAACCTTGGGTGTAGTTACACAACTAATCCAGCTGAGGGCAGCACCATCGTGCAGACAGTGAGTACACCAGAACTGGCCCACGTAAGACCACAGAGTACACAGTGCAATAGCACCACCCACATGCCAAGAGGTCCCCTGTCTCGCCCGCCCCCCTCTTATCCCTGCTTCCGCCCTGCGGCAAGCTCCACTGACTTGAGTCCCCATCTCAGGCGTATGGGAGGCAGCAGCCCAGAGCTGGTCTCCAGAAAGGTGCAGCCGTCTGTAAAGACCTTCCACCCGGACAGATCTGCCATAGTCCCGCGCCCCCCCAGCTTGAGAGCTGCACAGCACCAGGTGTCCTTCAAGCACTGGCAAAGCCTGGAAGTGATGAGCAGCATGGTGCATGGGATGGAGGCCATGACCCTTAAGGTGCTCAATGCCCCACTGCTGCAGAGGAGTACTCTTAGAGATCAGCTGGCTCCTTTTTCCTCTGAGATGCCCATCCGGAAACCCACCGAGAACCTTTCCTCCTACCAGCATGTGAGGAACCCATCCAATGCCACCGTACTCATCCACAGTAGCGGGAGTGAAGAGGAGGAGATACTTGACCCTGGTCTTCAGGGTCTGAGATTCAGGCAGCGAcccatcagtccacatctgagGGCAGCTCTTGCCAGAATCCCAAACACGCCCCCACCTGAGTATCCAGGGCTTGGGAGGGTCACCAGTAAGGAGGACATGGTACATAAGAGTGAAGGCCAGAACCGAGTCAGTAATCTGATGCGCTCAGAAACCCAGCTCATAGGGTCCACGCTTGGGCTGTCCATCTCGGAGCCGAACCTGGCGAGTATGAAGGAGAGGGTCAAGAAGAAGGTGGGCAAAGAGAGGCCTGTCTCAGAGATGTTCTCCATTCGGGACAGCATTGTGGAGCGGGAGATTATGCAAAGG ACACGGGAAAAGCAAAAAATGGAGATGGAGCCTCTGAAGAAGCCTTTGAGGATGGCATCCCAGAATCGCTTCTATGCAGCCGGCTCGCCGGGCTCTGAGAACCAGCATGCTGACTCTGGTCCTGTATCATTCGCTGACGAACCG ggtcacagggggggctggagccaatcccaggcagcacagggcacaaggctggggtacagcctggatgggatgccagtccatcacagg
- the LOC125707239 gene encoding tyrosine-protein phosphatase non-receptor type 14-like isoform X1: protein MPFPFKIRGRTKCYCVLSKNCFLTRVQLLDSGVMENTRPVDSTGQDCLDEVAQKLQLRETRYFGLWFLNKSHLRRWVELDKALKKQLDKFASEPLLHFGVMFYVPNVSRLEHEVTRYQYYLQVKRDVLDGGLRCCLQQTVRLAGLVLQADFGDYDQFPSQDYLEDYTLFPVNWTVVRDVLEEWTQKVSEEHQQNCGLTPTEAAFLYVKEAEKLDGFGQERFAVKDSYNNFIYLCASFIGVSVKSKDGRSLMLHRWNDIKSISRNRSTVTMEIISKNVTITFHTGDMENSKYIARLFTGKHKFYAQNKISLNLSRSPLQIRKRTTWDWSAMARSPSYTLQPQHSQCGGFCQDPPCSQDSTDGPYYESEPNFLNGTTHDGSLYSAPSTTSLSRSQTIIQTSPISSTLSVQSIDVSPPEYSLGRRHPGTAPSYRHTPDYESVMQQKLIVAAKARRGQSLYGQPEMRERVAPYPSPHNPQIRYSMPVTTATHENLGCSYTTNPAEGSTIVQTVSTPELAHVRPQSTQCNSTTHMPRGPLSRPPPSYPCFRPAASSTDLSPHLRRMGGSSPELVSRKVQPSVKTFHPDRSAIVPRPPSLRAAQHQVSFKHWQSLEVMSSMVHGMEAMTLKVLNAPLLQRSTLRDQLAPFSSEMPIRKPTENLSSYQHVRNPSNATVLIHSSGSEEEEILDPGLQGLRFRQRPISPHLRAALARIPNTPPPEYPGLGRVTSKEDMVHKSEGQNRVSNLMRSETQLIGSTLGLSISEPNLASMKERVKKKVGKERPVSEMFSIRDSIVEREIMQRTREKQKMEMEPLKKPLRMASQNRFYAAGSPGSENQHADSGPVSFADEPGHRGGWSQSQAAQGTRLGYSLDGMPVHHRRRFMERRLEEELVTAESPDEIHEKAADRVAIVASLPGSAKRSQFLRIVPYGNDHIGLFPSSDERGGYTSALHIKV, encoded by the exons ATGCCGTTCCCCTTCAAGATCCGGGGGAGGACCAAGTGTTACTGTGTCCTGAGTAAGAACTGCTTCTTGACCCGTGTTCAGCTGCTGGACAGCGGCGTAATGGAGAACACGCGGCCCGTGGACAGCACAGGGCAGGACTGCCTGGACGAGGTGGCCCAGAAGCTTCAGCTCAGAGAG ACGCGGTATTTTGGCTTGTGGTTCCTGAATAAATCTCACCTCCGGCGATGGGTGGAGCTGGACAAGGCCTTGAAGAAGCAGCTTGATAAATTTGCCAGCGAGCCGTTGCTTCACTTCGGCGTGATGTTCTACGTGCCGAATGTCTCCCGCCTGGAACACGAGGTCACCAG ATATCAGTACTACCTTCAAGTGAAGAGGGACGTCCTCGACGGGGGGCTGAGGTGCTGTTTACAGCAAACTGTCAGGCTAGCAGGCCTGGTGCTGCAAG CTGATTTTGGAGACTATGACCAATTCCCATCTCAGGATTACCTTGAGGATTATACGTTATTTCCAGTG AACTGGACCGTCGTCCGGGACGTGTTGGAGGAGTGGACCCAGAAAGTAAGTGAGGAGCACCAGCAGAACTG TGGATTGACACCTACTGAAGCAGCATTTCTGTATGTTAAAGAAGCAGAAAAGCTTGATGGCTTTGGGCAGGAAAGGTTTGCTGTCAAG gacagctacaacaatTTCATTTACCTGTGTGCCTCCTTCATTGGTGTGTCTGTTAAGAGCAAAGATGGAAGATCGTTGATGCTGCACAG ATGGAATGACATCAAGTCCATCTCACGCAACAGGTCCACGGTCACCATGGAGATAATAAGCAAAAATGTTACCATTACATTCCACACG GGTGATATGGAAAACTCCAAATACATTGCAAGACTGTTCACCGGCAAGCATAAATTCTACGCGCAgaacaaaataagtttaaa CTTATCACGCTCACCGCTGCAGATCCGGAAACGTACCACATGGGATTGGTCCGCTATG GCACGATCTCCATCCTACACGCTCCAGCCTCAGCATTCTCAGTGCGGGGGATTTTGCCAAGACCCTCCGTGTTCTCAGG ACAGTACTGATGGTCCCTATTATGAATCCGAGCCCAACTTCCTGAATGGCACGACTCATGACGGCAGCTTGTACAGTGCGCCCAGCACGACCTCCCTCAGCCGCTCGCAGACCATCATCCAAACCTCCCCAATATCCTCCACCCTCAGCGTCCAGAGCATCGACGTCTCACCTCCTGAATACTCCCTTGGCCGCCGCCACCCGGGAACTGCGCCTTCTTACCGCCACACCCCCGACTACGAGAGCGTCATGCAGCAGAAGCTGATTGTGGCGGCCAAGGCTCGCCGCGGCCAGTCCCTCTACGGCCAGCCAGAGATGAGGGAACGGGTCGCCCCATACCCCAGTCCTCATAACCCTCAGATTAGATACAGCATGCCTGTGACGACAGCTACACATGAGAACCTTGGGTGTAGTTACACAACTAATCCAGCTGAGGGCAGCACCATCGTGCAGACAGTGAGTACACCAGAACTGGCCCACGTAAGACCACAGAGTACACAGTGCAATAGCACCACCCACATGCCAAGAGGTCCCCTGTCTCGCCCGCCCCCCTCTTATCCCTGCTTCCGCCCTGCGGCAAGCTCCACTGACTTGAGTCCCCATCTCAGGCGTATGGGAGGCAGCAGCCCAGAGCTGGTCTCCAGAAAGGTGCAGCCGTCTGTAAAGACCTTCCACCCGGACAGATCTGCCATAGTCCCGCGCCCCCCCAGCTTGAGAGCTGCACAGCACCAGGTGTCCTTCAAGCACTGGCAAAGCCTGGAAGTGATGAGCAGCATGGTGCATGGGATGGAGGCCATGACCCTTAAGGTGCTCAATGCCCCACTGCTGCAGAGGAGTACTCTTAGAGATCAGCTGGCTCCTTTTTCCTCTGAGATGCCCATCCGGAAACCCACCGAGAACCTTTCCTCCTACCAGCATGTGAGGAACCCATCCAATGCCACCGTACTCATCCACAGTAGCGGGAGTGAAGAGGAGGAGATACTTGACCCTGGTCTTCAGGGTCTGAGATTCAGGCAGCGAcccatcagtccacatctgagGGCAGCTCTTGCCAGAATCCCAAACACGCCCCCACCTGAGTATCCAGGGCTTGGGAGGGTCACCAGTAAGGAGGACATGGTACATAAGAGTGAAGGCCAGAACCGAGTCAGTAATCTGATGCGCTCAGAAACCCAGCTCATAGGGTCCACGCTTGGGCTGTCCATCTCGGAGCCGAACCTGGCGAGTATGAAGGAGAGGGTCAAGAAGAAGGTGGGCAAAGAGAGGCCTGTCTCAGAGATGTTCTCCATTCGGGACAGCATTGTGGAGCGGGAGATTATGCAAAGG ACACGGGAAAAGCAAAAAATGGAGATGGAGCCTCTGAAGAAGCCTTTGAGGATGGCATCCCAGAATCGCTTCTATGCAGCCGGCTCGCCGGGCTCTGAGAACCAGCATGCTGACTCTGGTCCTGTATCATTCGCTGACGAACCG ggtcacagggggggctggagccaatcccaggcagcacagggcacaaggctggggtacagcctggatgggatgccagtccatcacagg
- the LOC125707239 gene encoding tyrosine-protein phosphatase non-receptor type 14-like isoform X2 — MPFPFKIRGRTKCYCVLSKNCFLTRVQLLDSGVMENTRPVDSTGQDCLDEVAQKLQLRETRYFGLWFLNKSHLRRWVELDKALKKQLDKFASEPLLHFGVMFYVPNVSRLEHEVTRYQYYLQVKRDVLDGGLRCCLQQTVRLAGLVLQADFGDYDQFPSQDYLEDYTLFPVNWTVVRDVLEEWTQKVSEEHQQNCGLTPTEAAFLYVKEAEKLDGFGQERFAVKDSYNNFIYLCASFIGVSVKSKDGRSLMLHRWNDIKSISRNRSTVTMEIISKNVTITFHTGDMENSKYIARLFTGKHKFYAQNKISLNLSRSPLQIRKRTTWDWSAMARSPSYTLQPQHSQCGGFCQDPPCSQDSTDGPYYESEPNFLNGTTHDGSLYSAPSTTSLSRSQTIIQTSPISSTLSVQSIDVSPPEYSLGRRHPGTAPSYRHTPDYESVMQQKLIVAAKARRGQSLYGQPEMRERVAPYPSPHNPQIRYSMPVTTATHENLGCSYTTNPAEGSTIVQTVSTPELAHVRPQSTQCNSTTHMPRGPLSRPPPSYPCFRPAASSTDLSPHLRRMGGSSPELVSRKVQPSVKTFHPDRSAIVPRPPSLRAAQHQVSFKHWQSLEVMSSMVHGMEAMTLKVLNAPLLQRSTLRDQLAPFSSEMPIRKPTENLSSYQHVRNPSNATVLIHSSGSEEEEILDPGLQGLRFRQRPISPHLRAALARIPNTPPPEYPGLGRVTSKEDMVHKSEGQNRVSNLMRSETQLIGSTLGLSISEPNLASMKERVKKKVGKERPVSEMFSIRDSIVEREIMQRTREKQKMEMEPLKKPLRMASQNRFYAAGSPGSENQHADSGPVSFADEPRRFMERRLEEELVTAESPDEIHEKAADRVAIVASLPGSAKRSQFLRIVPYGNDHIGLFPSSDERGGYTSALHIKV; from the exons ATGCCGTTCCCCTTCAAGATCCGGGGGAGGACCAAGTGTTACTGTGTCCTGAGTAAGAACTGCTTCTTGACCCGTGTTCAGCTGCTGGACAGCGGCGTAATGGAGAACACGCGGCCCGTGGACAGCACAGGGCAGGACTGCCTGGACGAGGTGGCCCAGAAGCTTCAGCTCAGAGAG ACGCGGTATTTTGGCTTGTGGTTCCTGAATAAATCTCACCTCCGGCGATGGGTGGAGCTGGACAAGGCCTTGAAGAAGCAGCTTGATAAATTTGCCAGCGAGCCGTTGCTTCACTTCGGCGTGATGTTCTACGTGCCGAATGTCTCCCGCCTGGAACACGAGGTCACCAG ATATCAGTACTACCTTCAAGTGAAGAGGGACGTCCTCGACGGGGGGCTGAGGTGCTGTTTACAGCAAACTGTCAGGCTAGCAGGCCTGGTGCTGCAAG CTGATTTTGGAGACTATGACCAATTCCCATCTCAGGATTACCTTGAGGATTATACGTTATTTCCAGTG AACTGGACCGTCGTCCGGGACGTGTTGGAGGAGTGGACCCAGAAAGTAAGTGAGGAGCACCAGCAGAACTG TGGATTGACACCTACTGAAGCAGCATTTCTGTATGTTAAAGAAGCAGAAAAGCTTGATGGCTTTGGGCAGGAAAGGTTTGCTGTCAAG gacagctacaacaatTTCATTTACCTGTGTGCCTCCTTCATTGGTGTGTCTGTTAAGAGCAAAGATGGAAGATCGTTGATGCTGCACAG ATGGAATGACATCAAGTCCATCTCACGCAACAGGTCCACGGTCACCATGGAGATAATAAGCAAAAATGTTACCATTACATTCCACACG GGTGATATGGAAAACTCCAAATACATTGCAAGACTGTTCACCGGCAAGCATAAATTCTACGCGCAgaacaaaataagtttaaa CTTATCACGCTCACCGCTGCAGATCCGGAAACGTACCACATGGGATTGGTCCGCTATG GCACGATCTCCATCCTACACGCTCCAGCCTCAGCATTCTCAGTGCGGGGGATTTTGCCAAGACCCTCCGTGTTCTCAGG ACAGTACTGATGGTCCCTATTATGAATCCGAGCCCAACTTCCTGAATGGCACGACTCATGACGGCAGCTTGTACAGTGCGCCCAGCACGACCTCCCTCAGCCGCTCGCAGACCATCATCCAAACCTCCCCAATATCCTCCACCCTCAGCGTCCAGAGCATCGACGTCTCACCTCCTGAATACTCCCTTGGCCGCCGCCACCCGGGAACTGCGCCTTCTTACCGCCACACCCCCGACTACGAGAGCGTCATGCAGCAGAAGCTGATTGTGGCGGCCAAGGCTCGCCGCGGCCAGTCCCTCTACGGCCAGCCAGAGATGAGGGAACGGGTCGCCCCATACCCCAGTCCTCATAACCCTCAGATTAGATACAGCATGCCTGTGACGACAGCTACACATGAGAACCTTGGGTGTAGTTACACAACTAATCCAGCTGAGGGCAGCACCATCGTGCAGACAGTGAGTACACCAGAACTGGCCCACGTAAGACCACAGAGTACACAGTGCAATAGCACCACCCACATGCCAAGAGGTCCCCTGTCTCGCCCGCCCCCCTCTTATCCCTGCTTCCGCCCTGCGGCAAGCTCCACTGACTTGAGTCCCCATCTCAGGCGTATGGGAGGCAGCAGCCCAGAGCTGGTCTCCAGAAAGGTGCAGCCGTCTGTAAAGACCTTCCACCCGGACAGATCTGCCATAGTCCCGCGCCCCCCCAGCTTGAGAGCTGCACAGCACCAGGTGTCCTTCAAGCACTGGCAAAGCCTGGAAGTGATGAGCAGCATGGTGCATGGGATGGAGGCCATGACCCTTAAGGTGCTCAATGCCCCACTGCTGCAGAGGAGTACTCTTAGAGATCAGCTGGCTCCTTTTTCCTCTGAGATGCCCATCCGGAAACCCACCGAGAACCTTTCCTCCTACCAGCATGTGAGGAACCCATCCAATGCCACCGTACTCATCCACAGTAGCGGGAGTGAAGAGGAGGAGATACTTGACCCTGGTCTTCAGGGTCTGAGATTCAGGCAGCGAcccatcagtccacatctgagGGCAGCTCTTGCCAGAATCCCAAACACGCCCCCACCTGAGTATCCAGGGCTTGGGAGGGTCACCAGTAAGGAGGACATGGTACATAAGAGTGAAGGCCAGAACCGAGTCAGTAATCTGATGCGCTCAGAAACCCAGCTCATAGGGTCCACGCTTGGGCTGTCCATCTCGGAGCCGAACCTGGCGAGTATGAAGGAGAGGGTCAAGAAGAAGGTGGGCAAAGAGAGGCCTGTCTCAGAGATGTTCTCCATTCGGGACAGCATTGTGGAGCGGGAGATTATGCAAAGG ACACGGGAAAAGCAAAAAATGGAGATGGAGCCTCTGAAGAAGCCTTTGAGGATGGCATCCCAGAATCGCTTCTATGCAGCCGGCTCGCCGGGCTCTGAGAACCAGCATGCTGACTCTGGTCCTGTATCATTCGCTGACGAACCG
- the LOC125707239 gene encoding tyrosine-protein phosphatase non-receptor type 14-like isoform X4, producing the protein MSPAWNTRSPADFGDYDQFPSQDYLEDYTLFPVNWTVVRDVLEEWTQKVSEEHQQNCGLTPTEAAFLYVKEAEKLDGFGQERFAVKDSYNNFIYLCASFIGVSVKSKDGRSLMLHRWNDIKSISRNRSTVTMEIISKNVTITFHTGDMENSKYIARLFTGKHKFYAQNKISLNLSRSPLQIRKRTTWDWSAMARSPSYTLQPQHSQCGGFCQDPPCSQDSTDGPYYESEPNFLNGTTHDGSLYSAPSTTSLSRSQTIIQTSPISSTLSVQSIDVSPPEYSLGRRHPGTAPSYRHTPDYESVMQQKLIVAAKARRGQSLYGQPEMRERVAPYPSPHNPQIRYSMPVTTATHENLGCSYTTNPAEGSTIVQTVSTPELAHVRPQSTQCNSTTHMPRGPLSRPPPSYPCFRPAASSTDLSPHLRRMGGSSPELVSRKVQPSVKTFHPDRSAIVPRPPSLRAAQHQVSFKHWQSLEVMSSMVHGMEAMTLKVLNAPLLQRSTLRDQLAPFSSEMPIRKPTENLSSYQHVRNPSNATVLIHSSGSEEEEILDPGLQGLRFRQRPISPHLRAALARIPNTPPPEYPGLGRVTSKEDMVHKSEGQNRVSNLMRSETQLIGSTLGLSISEPNLASMKERVKKKVGKERPVSEMFSIRDSIVEREIMQRTREKQKMEMEPLKKPLRMASQNRFYAAGSPGSENQHADSGPVSFADEPGHRGGWSQSQAAQGTRLGYSLDGMPVHHRRRFMERRLEEELVTAESPDEIHEKAADRVAIVASLPGSAKRSQFLRIVPYGNDHIGLFPSSDERGGYTSALHIKV; encoded by the exons ATGTCTCCCGCCTGGAACACGAGGTCACCAG CTGATTTTGGAGACTATGACCAATTCCCATCTCAGGATTACCTTGAGGATTATACGTTATTTCCAGTG AACTGGACCGTCGTCCGGGACGTGTTGGAGGAGTGGACCCAGAAAGTAAGTGAGGAGCACCAGCAGAACTG TGGATTGACACCTACTGAAGCAGCATTTCTGTATGTTAAAGAAGCAGAAAAGCTTGATGGCTTTGGGCAGGAAAGGTTTGCTGTCAAG gacagctacaacaatTTCATTTACCTGTGTGCCTCCTTCATTGGTGTGTCTGTTAAGAGCAAAGATGGAAGATCGTTGATGCTGCACAG ATGGAATGACATCAAGTCCATCTCACGCAACAGGTCCACGGTCACCATGGAGATAATAAGCAAAAATGTTACCATTACATTCCACACG GGTGATATGGAAAACTCCAAATACATTGCAAGACTGTTCACCGGCAAGCATAAATTCTACGCGCAgaacaaaataagtttaaa CTTATCACGCTCACCGCTGCAGATCCGGAAACGTACCACATGGGATTGGTCCGCTATG GCACGATCTCCATCCTACACGCTCCAGCCTCAGCATTCTCAGTGCGGGGGATTTTGCCAAGACCCTCCGTGTTCTCAGG ACAGTACTGATGGTCCCTATTATGAATCCGAGCCCAACTTCCTGAATGGCACGACTCATGACGGCAGCTTGTACAGTGCGCCCAGCACGACCTCCCTCAGCCGCTCGCAGACCATCATCCAAACCTCCCCAATATCCTCCACCCTCAGCGTCCAGAGCATCGACGTCTCACCTCCTGAATACTCCCTTGGCCGCCGCCACCCGGGAACTGCGCCTTCTTACCGCCACACCCCCGACTACGAGAGCGTCATGCAGCAGAAGCTGATTGTGGCGGCCAAGGCTCGCCGCGGCCAGTCCCTCTACGGCCAGCCAGAGATGAGGGAACGGGTCGCCCCATACCCCAGTCCTCATAACCCTCAGATTAGATACAGCATGCCTGTGACGACAGCTACACATGAGAACCTTGGGTGTAGTTACACAACTAATCCAGCTGAGGGCAGCACCATCGTGCAGACAGTGAGTACACCAGAACTGGCCCACGTAAGACCACAGAGTACACAGTGCAATAGCACCACCCACATGCCAAGAGGTCCCCTGTCTCGCCCGCCCCCCTCTTATCCCTGCTTCCGCCCTGCGGCAAGCTCCACTGACTTGAGTCCCCATCTCAGGCGTATGGGAGGCAGCAGCCCAGAGCTGGTCTCCAGAAAGGTGCAGCCGTCTGTAAAGACCTTCCACCCGGACAGATCTGCCATAGTCCCGCGCCCCCCCAGCTTGAGAGCTGCACAGCACCAGGTGTCCTTCAAGCACTGGCAAAGCCTGGAAGTGATGAGCAGCATGGTGCATGGGATGGAGGCCATGACCCTTAAGGTGCTCAATGCCCCACTGCTGCAGAGGAGTACTCTTAGAGATCAGCTGGCTCCTTTTTCCTCTGAGATGCCCATCCGGAAACCCACCGAGAACCTTTCCTCCTACCAGCATGTGAGGAACCCATCCAATGCCACCGTACTCATCCACAGTAGCGGGAGTGAAGAGGAGGAGATACTTGACCCTGGTCTTCAGGGTCTGAGATTCAGGCAGCGAcccatcagtccacatctgagGGCAGCTCTTGCCAGAATCCCAAACACGCCCCCACCTGAGTATCCAGGGCTTGGGAGGGTCACCAGTAAGGAGGACATGGTACATAAGAGTGAAGGCCAGAACCGAGTCAGTAATCTGATGCGCTCAGAAACCCAGCTCATAGGGTCCACGCTTGGGCTGTCCATCTCGGAGCCGAACCTGGCGAGTATGAAGGAGAGGGTCAAGAAGAAGGTGGGCAAAGAGAGGCCTGTCTCAGAGATGTTCTCCATTCGGGACAGCATTGTGGAGCGGGAGATTATGCAAAGG ACACGGGAAAAGCAAAAAATGGAGATGGAGCCTCTGAAGAAGCCTTTGAGGATGGCATCCCAGAATCGCTTCTATGCAGCCGGCTCGCCGGGCTCTGAGAACCAGCATGCTGACTCTGGTCCTGTATCATTCGCTGACGAACCG ggtcacagggggggctggagccaatcccaggcagcacagggcacaaggctggggtacagcctggatgggatgccagtccatcacagg